A region of the Gammaproteobacteria bacterium genome:
TGCTCACCCAGCAACCCCACGGGCAGCGTACTCAGTTTGGCCACCTTGCAAAAACTGCTCAATCTGGCCGAAAAATACGACTTTATCATCGTCAGTGACGAATGTTACTCCGAGATCTACTTTGACGAACACCATCCGCCTGTCGGTCTGCTGCAAGCGGCGGCGGCGATGGGCAACCTTGATTACCGTCGCTGCGTGGTGTTTCACAGCCTCAGCAAACGCAGCAATCTGCCTGGACTGCGTTCCGGTTTTGTTGCTGGAGATGCCGCTCTGCTGAACACCTTTTTGCTTTATCGCACCTACCACGGCAGCGCCATGTCCCTGCCGGTGCAGGTGGCCAGCGTTGCCGCATGGAACGACGAAACACACGTCAAGGTCAACCGCGACCTCTATCGAGAAAAGTTTGCCGCCGTGCTGGAGATTCTCAAGCCTGTGCTGGAGGTACAACCGCCCGATGCGGCCTTTTACCTCTGGCCTAAAACCCCGATCAGCGACACCGAATTTGCCTTAGGCCTCTACCGCAAACAGAACGTTGGCGTATTGCCTGGCAGTTATCTTTCGCGCCCCGCACACGGCCTCAACCCTGGTAATCAGCAGATTCGCCTCGCACTGGTGGCCGAACTGAACGAATGTATCGAAGCCGCAGAACGCATCCGTGCCTACTGCGAAACCCTTTAACCCCCTCCAATTGAAGAAGAGTAAACAGAACCCATGAGTCACCAACAACTGCAACAGATCATCGAAGACGCCTTTGAAAAACGCGCCGAATACACCCCCGCCAACGCCCCCAGCGACCTGCGTGATTCCGTCAATCACGCCATTCAACTGCTCGACCAAGGCAAATTGCGCGTTGCCGAACAGCGCGGTGTGGGTGATTGGGTGGTCAATGAATGGTTGAAAAAAGCCGTGCTGCTCTCCTTCCGTCTCAACGACAACAAGCCAATGGACGCCGGTTACACTCAGTTCTACGACAAAGTGGAGTCCAAATACGCCGACTACACCCCCGAGCAATTTGCCGCTTCTGGGGTGCGCGTGGTGCCTTCGGCGCTGGCGCGTAAAGGCAGCTACATCGCTTCTGGCACGGTGTTGATGCCCTCTTACGTCAACATCGGTGCGTATGTGGATTCCGGCACGATGGTGGACACTTGGGCTACCGTTGGTTCTTGCGCGCAGATCGGCAAAAACGTGCATCTCTCTGGCGGTGTCGGCATTGGTGGTGTTTTGGAGCCGTTGCAAGCCTCGCCCACCATCATTGAAGACAACTGCTTTATCGGCGCACGTTCCGAGGTGGTCGAGGGGGTGATTGTTGAAGAGGGTTCGGTGATTTCGATGGGCGTGTACATCGGCCAGAGCACCCGCATTTATGACCGTGCAACCGGTGAAGTGCATTACGGACGGGTGCCAGCCGGTTCGGTGGTGGTCTCTGGCAACTTGCCTTCCAAAGACGGCAAATACAGTCTTTATTGTGCGGTGATTGTGAAAAAAGTGGATGCCAAGACGTTGAGCAAAGTGGGCATTAACGAGCTGTTGCGGGACATTTAAAGCGTTTCAAGGTGCAATGCCCAAGGGTTTTGCACCCAAACCCACCAATACCGCCAAGGTCATAATCCGTAAGCACTCAATAAACCCCACCTTGAAGTGAGCAGTCACATTGCGTAGACCTTAAACTCAGTTGCTCACATTCCAAGGCAACAGCGCCTCAATCTCTTCAACGCAGTTGGGACGAAGGGCGTTTTCGGCTCCGTTGTTGTCAATCTCCAAATGACCGTCTTCAAGGCACACCTGCCACTTCTGCCAATTTTTCTCCAGATAGCTCAACGCTTTACCCAACAGTCCTTTAGGCAAGACGTGATTCTGATTTTTGTCGAGCCAAGCTCGGAACTGTTGCAAGATCGGTTTGGCCTTCTGACACCTCTCGCCACAGCTGGATCACCTTAATTTTCAGGAGCTGCCCGCTGGGCAGTTAAGTTTACTTATTCAACTCACCGGACAACTACCCTGACACAGGGGGTAAGCTGCAAACACCGCCTAAAAAAGTCAAATCCATCACCACAAAACACCTCCCCCAACACAACAGGGATCACTTCCTAACCACCAAACGCGCCTGATCCAAGCGATTCAGCTCATCCAACTCGGCTTGCGTAAAGCCCGCTTGCAGCCGCGCCACTTCATCAAAAGGCCCGCGCAACGCCCCGCCCATGTGTTGATCCAACAAGGTTTTGAAGGTCTGCATCGGCTCTTCGCCCTCCTGTTCACAGGCATACAGAAACCACTCATTGCCAATTTTTACATGACCAATTTCATCGCGCTGAATGATTTTTAAGATCTCCACCGCACGCTGATCTTCAATCTGCTCCAATTTTTTAATAATACCAGGAGTGACATCCAAGCCCCGCGCCTCCAGCACCCGTGGCACCAGAGCCATGCGTTCCAATACGTTGTCTTGAGTTTTCAGCGCCATCTCCCACAAACCGTTGTGCGCCGGAAAATCGCCGTAATCCGCACCCAAGGTCTGCAAATGTTCACGCAACAGGGAAAAGTGCAACGCCTCCTCTTCCGCCACCAACAACCAATCCAGATAAAATTGACGCGGCATCTCAGCAAAACGGTACAGGGCATCCAGCGCCAAATTAATCGCATTAAATTCAATGTGAACGATGGCATGAATCAACGCTTGATGACCTTGCGCTGATTTTAAACTGCGCCGAGGAACCTTTCTTGGCTCCACCAACAGCGGCTTTTCCGGGCGGCCCGGCTGCTCTAACCGCTCCGCTGCCGACCGCTGCCAGCTTAATTTTTCCGCCCGCAGATCAAGCGCCAGTTGACGGATTTTTTCCACCTTCACGGTCGGATCAGACTCGATCAACGCCGCGTAAGTCGCTCTTTGTACGCTCAAGGTCATTTTTTTCTACCCAATCCAAAACGAAACAGCGCCCGACTCTGCAACGGCTTACTGCCCAAATGTTGATTTAACAGCGTTCTTAGCAGGCGCTTAATCGGCAATTTACACTCATCCGACAACACAAAAGGCGCGCTTAGCAGCGTCTTCACACAGGCGTAGGACAGAGGGAACGATGTCGTTTCAGCTTTAGACAAAGCAAACACCTCACCGCGCTCAAGATCAAAGGCAAAAGCGTTGATCGGCACACAGCGAATTTTTCTCCGGCAGCACCAGACGCGTAACCCAACAGCGCCAACAAGCGCAGCTCAAACAGGCGCAACACCGCTTCCAATGTATCGGGATTGTGATCAGAGAGTTGCACTAAACCCTGCTGATAAAGGGAAAACAGCTCCGGCAGTGGGTCTTCCCGCTCACTCAAACGCATGAGCAGTTCATTCAGATAAAAACCGCACAACAAGCTCTGTGAATGCAGTGCAAAGGCCGCCTGAGACTCCTCGGCATGAATCAAACTGTACAGCTCGCCTCGACCTGTCCAAGAGAGCAGCAGCGGTGTAAAAGGCTGCAACAGCCCGCGCCACGGCGATTTATTCCGCCGTGCGCCGCGCGCCACCAAACCGACACGGCCAAACTCAGGCGTATACACCTCCAGCAGCAGGCTGCTGTTTTGATAAGGACGACGATGAAGCACCAGCGCATCTTGCAATTCGACGCGCTGCGAACGACTCATTCCACCCCATAACCCAAACTGTGCAGAGCGCGTTCATCGTCGGCCCAGCCCTGTTTGATTTTCACCCACAATTTCAGGTTCACTTTATTATCAAACAATTTTTCCATCGCCTTACGCGCCCGAGTACCAACCTCTTTTAATTGCCTGCCGCCTTTGCCAATAACAATGCCTTTTTGGCCGCTGCGCTCCACCCAAATAATGGCGTGAATGTGATTGACGTTGTTCTCGTATTTAAACCGCTCAATCTCAACGCTCAAACCGTAGGGCAGCTCCTGATCCAACATGCGCGTAAGTTGCTCGCGCACCAATTCTGCCGCTAAAAAACGTTCGCTGCGGTCGGTCAATTGATCTTCAGGGTAAATCGGCATCTGCTCGGGCAACACCTGATTTACTGCGGTTTCCAAATGCTCAACGTTGCTGCCTTTTTTAGCCGAAATGGGGATGATCTGCGCAAAATCGTGCATCTCAGAGAGCTGCTGCAAAAAGGGGAAAAGCAGCTCTTTTTCCGGCACCTCATCGACTTTATTCACCGCCACAAACACCGGTGCCTCTGATTTTTTTAACTTCTCCAACACCAGCTGATCGTTGTCGCTCCAGATCAAGGCCTGCACCACAAAAATAATCGCATCCACATCGTGAACCGCGCTGCTGGCAGAACGGTTTAAGACCCGGTTCAACGCCCGTTTGCCGCCGCCATGAATACCTGGGGTATCCACATAAAGGGTTTGGATGCCGACCTCCGATTTAATCCCCAAAATACGGTGACGGGTGGTTTGCGGTTTGTGAGCGGTAATGCAGAGTTTCTGCCCTAAAATTTGATTCAGCAGAGTGGATTTGCCCACATTCGGGCGGCCAACAATGGCCACATAACCACAACGTGGCGGTTTTTCTTCAAACATAAAAATTCCAAAAAAACAGTAAGGTAAACTCAGCCTGTTTGGCTAAGTCTGTTTGGCGGTTTTTTTCAGCGTGACTTGCTCTAAAATCAGCAAGGCTGCCGCTTGTTCCGCTTTGCGACGGCTGGTAGCCGTGGCTTGTGAGAGGTGGTCTAACTCTTTAATTCGGCACTCAACGGTAAATTTTTGCTCATGCGCTTTGCCCATCGCATTAATAACTTCATAGGCGGGCAGAGCCAATTTACGCGATTGGAGATACTCTTGCAGACGGGTTTTAGGGTCTTTCAAAATATCACTGGAAGGAAGATTCTGCAAACGATCTTTGAACAGATGCAAAATCACCGTGCGGCAAGAATCAAAACCGCTGTCCTGATAAATTGCACCTAAAATCGCTTCCACCGCGTCAGCTAAAATAGAATCGCGCCGATAACCGCCGCTTTTTAACTCCCCGCCACCGAGCTTCAAACAATCACCCAAGTCAAGCTCACGGGCAATCACGGCCAGAGTTTCACCCTTCACCAAGCTGGCACGCAGACGGCTCAGATCGCCTTCGTTGCAGTTTGGTTTGAGCTGAAACAGTTCCGCAGCAATGACAAAATTTAATATGCCATCCCCTAAAAACTCCAGTCGCTCATTATTACGGCTGCCCACACTGCGATGAGTCAAGGCATCTTGCAACAGTTGCGGCTGTTTAAAAGAATACGCTAATCGGCGTAACAGAGCCGAAAGGGGGCGGTTTAAATCTCTCATTTAACGACTGAACTCACGTTTAAACACCAACACCCCATCCAAGTTACCCAACAAAGGGGTACGCACCTCATAATCGAGCAGTAACTTTATTCCATCATCTTTGTCACCCATTCGAATGACCAGTGCTTCACTGGCTTTCAATGCTCGTAAATTATTGATTCTAAAGCGTTGATTGATCGCTTGACGCATCGCCACTCGGCCTTTTTTTAACAGCGAGTCATCCTCCATCACCGACTTAGCCACAGAGACAACAGTAAAATAATCCACATAAACAGGGATTAAGCGGACAAATATCAGCAACAAAACCCCAAAAATAACGACATTGAGCATTTTTCCCAAGGTAATTGCACCGCTCTGACGCTGTGTGATCCGCATAATAATGACTCCACTATTCTATAGATTGCCCAAGCCGAGACCAAGTAACCCCCGACCCGTTCCAATTCATCCAGATTGCAAAGGCCCTGCCAACCAAATTTTCATCGGGCACAAAACCCCACACACGGCCATCATTACTGTTGTCCCGATTATCGCCCATAACAAAATAGTGGCCTTCTGGAACCGTGTAACGCCCCTCAGGGCTGTTGTAGCGGCTTGGCGTAATGAGCATGGAATGGTTCACCGTACCCAAATCTTCTTTAAACTCAACCGTCGCCAAACCACCACGCGCTTCTTTAGCGCTCTCAAACAGGCCTACTTTTTCCACTGAAATGCGCTCACCATTGATGTAGAGCACTTTATTAAAATACTCGACTTGATCTCCAGGCAGGCCAATCACCCGTTTGATGTAATCGACATTTGGGTTGCGAGGATAACGAAACACCGCCACATCCCCCCGCTTGGGCTTGCCCACATCGATCACTTTTTTATTCAAAACCGGCAAACGCACCCCATAGGAAAATTTATTCACCAAAATAAAATCACCCACCAACAGCGTTGGCAGCATCGAGCCTGAAGGGATTCGGAACGGCTCCACTAAAAATGAACGTAACAGCAGCACCACCAGCAACACGGGAAAAAAAGAACGGGCGTATTCAACTAAAATAGGTTCGCCTGGGCGCTCGCGCTTGCCTTCGACCTCCGACATCGCGCCCGGTTTAGCCAGTGCTTGGCTGCGTTTTTTTGCGAAAAAAAACGCATCAATTGCCCATACAACTCCCGTAATACCCGTTCCTATGACCAGCATTAAGGCAAAATCAAAATTCATTTACAAAGACCTTCTTATCGTTTTAAGCAAAAATAAATGTGTTATTTACGATCCACTTGCAAGACCGCCAAAAAAGCCTCTTGTGGAATTTCCACGCGACCAATCTGCTTCATGCGTTTTTTACCGGCTTTCTGTTTCTCCAGCAACTTGCGTTTTCGACTGATGTCACCGCCGTAACATTTAGCAGTAACGTTTTTACGCAACGCTTTAATGCTGGAACGGGCAATAATATGGCTGCCAATGGCCGCCTGCACCGCCACATCAAACATCTGCCGTGGAATAATTTCTTTCATCTTATCGGTCAGCTCACGCCCACGCCCTTGCGCACGGTCTTTGTGTACGATAATTGACAGTGCGTCAACACGATCACCGTTAATCAGCACATCCACTTTGACCAGATCCGCCGCTTGAAAACGTTTAAACTCGTAATCAAAGGAAGCAAAACCACGGCTGACGGATTTAAGCCGGTCAAAAAAGTCCAGCACCACCTCGCTCATGGGCATCTCGTAAGACAGAGATATTTGATTACCCAAATACTGCATGTTTTTCTGCACACCGCGTTTGTCGATGCAAAGTTTGATTACATCACCAACAAACTCTTGCGGCACCAAAATATTGGCCTCAATAATCGGTTCACGAATCTCATCCAGTTTATTGACCACTGGCATTTCAGAGGGGTTGTGGATGTAAAACAGCTCGCCTTTGGTATCCAATAACTCATAGACCACCGTCGGTGCCGTGGTAATCAAATCCAAATTGTATTCACGTTCCAGCCGCTCTTGCACAATTTCCATATGCAACATGCCAAGGAAACCGCAGCGGAAGCCGAACCCCAACGCCTGCGAGGTTTCCGGTTCAAAATTCAATGACGCATCATTGAGCCGCAATTTTTGCAACGCATCACGAAAATTATCGTAATCATCGGCACTGATGGGAAACAACCCAGCAAACACTCTCGGCTGCACCTCTTGAAACCCAGACAAGATCTCTTCCGAAGGGTTTCGCAAGGTGGTAATGGTATCACCCACCCTTGCTGCATCAATGTCCTTAATACCTGCGATAATGTAACCCACCTGCCCCGCACTGATCGAATCCGTCGGCAGACGCTTGGGGGTAAAGATTCCCACCTGATCAATTAAAAAATCACGCCCCGAAGACATCATGCGCAGTTTGTCTTTTTTCGCCAAACGCCCCTGCATCACGCGAACCAAGGTAATCACACCAACAAAATTGTCAAACCAAGAGTCAATGATCAACGCCTGCGTTGCCGCCTCAGGATCTCCTACCGGAGCTGGAACTCGCTCTACAATTTGCTCCAGCAGATCATCAATGCCCAAGCCGCTTTTGGCACTCACCAACAGCGCATCACCCGCTTCAATGCCAATGATCTCTTCAATTTCATTGATGACACGCTCAGGATCAGCGGCGGGCAGATCCACCTTATTCAAAACCGGCACCACTTCCAGCTCTTGTTCGATGGCGGTATAACAGTTGGCCACACTTTGCGCTTCCACCCCTTGCGAAGCATCCACCACCAGCAACGCCCCTTCACAAGCAGCCAAGGAACGTGAAACCTCATAAGAGAAATCCACATGGCCTGGCGTATCAATAAAGTTGAGGTGATAGGTCTCACCGTTACGCGCCTTGTAATCCAATGAAACGCACTGCGCTTTAATGGTGATGCCACGTTCCCTCTCCAGATCCATAGAATCCAGTACTTGCGCTTCCATTTCACGTTCGCTCAAACCACCACAGATCTGAATAAAACGATCAGCAATGGTGGATTTACCGTGATCAATATGGGCAATAATGGAAAAATTGCGGATGTTTTTCATCTACTCGGGTACCTTGATTGCAAGTGCCCGTCTTAGAGCGTCCTTGTCCAGCTGGTAAAAACAGATCTCGTTATCCCCATGATTTAACACTGGAACAAACTCGTTATAACGTTGTTTCAACTCTGTATCTCGATCAATATCAACCACTTCAAACTCAAATTGCCACTCAATACCCAATTGCTGCAACTCCCTTTGCATCGTTTCACACAAATGACAATAAAGGCGGCTGTAAAGGGTCAGTTTTGGCCTCATTTTTCAGCGAGTTTCAGTGCCAAAAAGATCGGTCCATCATGACGCTGCACCAAAACTGAAATGGAACGCCCCTTTTGCAAGGTTTTCATAATGGCATCAAAATCAACCACACTGTTGATCGCCTTGTTATCCAACATCACAATCACATCACCACTGCGAATGCCGCTGACCGCAGCGGGTCCCTTAAAGACTTTTTGCACCAGCACGCCAGCTTGCTGCAAACCCAGTTCTTGACGCAATTTGTC
Encoded here:
- the dapD gene encoding 2,3,4,5-tetrahydropyridine-2,6-dicarboxylate N-succinyltransferase — encoded protein: MSHQQLQQIIEDAFEKRAEYTPANAPSDLRDSVNHAIQLLDQGKLRVAEQRGVGDWVVNEWLKKAVLLSFRLNDNKPMDAGYTQFYDKVESKYADYTPEQFAASGVRVVPSALARKGSYIASGTVLMPSYVNIGAYVDSGTMVDTWATVGSCAQIGKNVHLSGGVGIGGVLEPLQASPTIIEDNCFIGARSEVVEGVIVEEGSVISMGVYIGQSTRIYDRATGEVHYGRVPAGSVVVSGNLPSKDGKYSLYCAVIVKKVDAKTLSKVGINELLRDI
- the rnc gene encoding ribonuclease III; translation: MRDLNRPLSALLRRLAYSFKQPQLLQDALTHRSVGSRNNERLEFLGDGILNFVIAAELFQLKPNCNEGDLSRLRASLVKGETLAVIARELDLGDCLKLGGGELKSGGYRRDSILADAVEAILGAIYQDSGFDSCRTVILHLFKDRLQNLPSSDILKDPKTRLQEYLQSRKLALPAYEVINAMGKAHEQKFTVECRIKELDHLSQATATSRRKAEQAAALLILEQVTLKKTAKQT
- the lepA gene encoding translation elongation factor 4; translated protein: MKNIRNFSIIAHIDHGKSTIADRFIQICGGLSEREMEAQVLDSMDLERERGITIKAQCVSLDYKARNGETYHLNFIDTPGHVDFSYEVSRSLAACEGALLVVDASQGVEAQSVANCYTAIEQELEVVPVLNKVDLPAADPERVINEIEEIIGIEAGDALLVSAKSGLGIDDLLEQIVERVPAPVGDPEAATQALIIDSWFDNFVGVITLVRVMQGRLAKKDKLRMMSSGRDFLIDQVGIFTPKRLPTDSISAGQVGYIIAGIKDIDAARVGDTITTLRNPSEEILSGFQEVQPRVFAGLFPISADDYDNFRDALQKLRLNDASLNFEPETSQALGFGFRCGFLGMLHMEIVQERLEREYNLDLITTAPTVVYELLDTKGELFYIHNPSEMPVVNKLDEIREPIIEANILVPQEFVGDVIKLCIDKRGVQKNMQYLGNQISLSYEMPMSEVVLDFFDRLKSVSRGFASFDYEFKRFQAADLVKVDVLINGDRVDALSIIVHKDRAQGRGRELTDKMKEIIPRQMFDVAVQAAIGSHIIARSSIKALRKNVTAKCYGGDISRKRKLLEKQKAGKKRMKQIGRVEIPQEAFLAVLQVDRK
- the era gene encoding GTPase Era, with product MFEEKPPRCGYVAIVGRPNVGKSTLLNQILGQKLCITAHKPQTTRHRILGIKSEVGIQTLYVDTPGIHGGGKRALNRVLNRSASSAVHDVDAIIFVVQALIWSDNDQLVLEKLKKSEAPVFVAVNKVDEVPEKELLFPFLQQLSEMHDFAQIIPISAKKGSNVEHLETAVNQVLPEQMPIYPEDQLTDRSERFLAAELVREQLTRMLDQELPYGLSVEIERFKYENNVNHIHAIIWVERSGQKGIVIGKGGRQLKEVGTRARKAMEKLFDNKVNLKLWVKIKQGWADDERALHSLGYGVE
- the lepB gene encoding signal peptidase I is translated as MNFDFALMLVIGTGITGVVWAIDAFFFAKKRSQALAKPGAMSEVEGKRERPGEPILVEYARSFFPVLLVVLLLRSFLVEPFRIPSGSMLPTLLVGDFILVNKFSYGVRLPVLNKKVIDVGKPKRGDVAVFRYPRNPNVDYIKRVIGLPGDQVEYFNKVLYINGERISVEKVGLFESAKEARGGLATVEFKEDLGTVNHSMLITPSRYNSPEGRYTVPEGHYFVMGDNRDNSNDGRVWGFVPDENLVGRAFAIWMNWNGSGVTWSRLGQSIE
- a CDS encoding glutaredoxin family protein encodes the protein MRPKLTLYSRLYCHLCETMQRELQQLGIEWQFEFEVVDIDRDTELKQRYNEFVPVLNHGDNEICFYQLDKDALRRALAIKVPE
- a CDS encoding ferritin-like domain-containing protein, whose protein sequence is MTLSVQRATYAALIESDPTVKVEKIRQLALDLRAEKLSWQRSAAERLEQPGRPEKPLLVEPRKVPRRSLKSAQGHQALIHAIVHIEFNAINLALDALYRFAEMPRQFYLDWLLVAEEEALHFSLLREHLQTLGADYGDFPAHNGLWEMALKTQDNVLERMALVPRVLEARGLDVTPGIIKKLEQIEDQRAVEILKIIQRDEIGHVKIGNEWFLYACEQEGEEPMQTFKTLLDQHMGGALRGPFDEVARLQAGFTQAELDELNRLDQARLVVRK
- the dapC gene encoding succinyldiaminopimelate transaminase, with the protein product MNSDLARLQPYPFEQLKHLRAGVVANAALSPIALGIGEPKHPPPEFVLQTLRDNLDGIANYPLTKGSTALRQSIAAWLTRRFKLPTESLDPEQHVLPVNGTREALFAFSQALLNRNSQKDLVLMPNPFYQIYEGGALLAGLQPWFYNTVAENQFQPDFDAIPEVVWQRCQLLTLCSPSNPTGSVLSLATLQKLLNLAEKYDFIIVSDECYSEIYFDEHHPPVGLLQAAAAMGNLDYRRCVVFHSLSKRSNLPGLRSGFVAGDAALLNTFLLYRTYHGSAMSLPVQVASVAAWNDETHVKVNRDLYREKFAAVLEILKPVLEVQPPDAAFYLWPKTPISDTEFALGLYRKQNVGVLPGSYLSRPAHGLNPGNQQIRLALVAELNECIEAAERIRAYCETL
- a CDS encoding DUF4845 domain-containing protein, which gives rise to MRITQRQSGAITLGKMLNVVIFGVLLLIFVRLIPVYVDYFTVVSVAKSVMEDDSLLKKGRVAMRQAINQRFRINNLRALKASEALVIRMGDKDDGIKLLLDYEVRTPLLGNLDGVLVFKREFSR
- the recO gene encoding DNA repair protein RecO translates to MSRSQRVELQDALVLHRRPYQNSSLLLEVYTPEFGRVGLVARGARRNKSPWRGLLQPFTPLLLSWTGRGELYSLIHAEESQAAFALHSQSLLCGFYLNELLMRLSEREDPLPELFSLYQQGLVQLSDHNPDTLEAVLRLFELRLLALLGYASGAAGEKFAVCRSTLLPLILSAVRCLLCLKLKRHRSLCPTPV